A section of the Corynebacterium tuberculostearicum genome encodes:
- a CDS encoding PRC and DUF2382 domain-containing protein, which translates to MGKNIKDLFNATAYDKNGEKLGDVNEVFVDDQSGQPTFVEVNHGLFGMNSSLVPLRGHDFSGDDLKLGFSKDRIKDAPDFDSDKPLTPEAQSDIFKHYGLDNARDVTDYKDSNLDSKRDAQAGADKEHNLTAGAGAAGAGAGVAGAGVAGAHADEKKAATHTTDDAATERKAGVADNAAAAHTNNDGELIRSEEQLNVNKERVATGEARLRKYVVTDTETVEVPVEREEVRVERTPINAEDVKNYNGSISGDSEEASVTLHEERVNVNKETVPVEKINLKKDTVRDTETHTEELRKEQIDTDGVDGLKK; encoded by the coding sequence ATGGGTAAGAACATTAAGGACCTCTTTAACGCAACCGCATACGACAAGAACGGCGAGAAGCTGGGCGACGTTAACGAGGTATTCGTTGATGACCAGTCCGGCCAGCCTACCTTCGTTGAGGTTAACCACGGCCTGTTCGGCATGAACTCCAGCCTGGTCCCGCTGCGTGGCCACGATTTCTCCGGCGATGACCTGAAGCTGGGCTTCTCCAAGGACCGCATCAAGGACGCTCCGGATTTCGATTCCGATAAGCCGCTGACCCCTGAGGCACAGTCCGATATCTTCAAGCACTACGGTCTGGATAACGCACGCGACGTTACCGACTACAAGGATTCCAACCTTGACTCCAAGCGCGACGCTCAGGCTGGTGCTGACAAGGAACACAACCTGACCGCAGGTGCTGGCGCTGCTGGTGCTGGCGCAGGTGTTGCAGGTGCAGGCGTTGCTGGTGCACACGCTGACGAGAAGAAGGCAGCCACCCACACCACCGACGACGCTGCTACCGAGCGCAAGGCTGGCGTAGCTGACAACGCTGCAGCTGCACACACCAACAATGATGGCGAGCTCATCCGTTCCGAGGAGCAGCTCAACGTCAACAAGGAGCGCGTAGCTACCGGTGAGGCTCGCCTGCGCAAGTACGTTGTGACCGACACCGAGACCGTTGAGGTTCCGGTTGAGCGTGAAGAGGTTCGCGTCGAGCGCACCCCGATCAACGCTGAGGATGTTAAGAACTACAACGGCTCTATCTCCGGTGACTCCGAGGAAGCTTCCGTCACCCTGCACGAGGAGCGTGTGAACGTGAACAAGGAAACCGTTCCGGTTGAGAAGATCAACCTGAAGAAGGACACCGTTCGCGACACCGAGACTCACACCGAGGAGCTGCGCAAGGAGCAGATCGACACCGATGGTGTTGACGGCCTCAAGAAGTAA
- a CDS encoding DNA recombination protein RmuC, translating to MTSTLPVLLLFIGLILGAVMGWLAHSYSATRSAPSAEHRALQDSQRRQAELQPLEKAMDRLGFQLQEIEEDRTALLASLSSQVQAVTRTSSRLTERTDKLVTALRSPNVRGRWGEVQLERVVELGGMTKHVDFDCQVSAPLGGRIVRPDMLINLAGGRHIIVDAKVPFTSYLDALETDDPEEHAGFLRRHAHLMRGHVQALSQKDYIEAFQPTPEFVILFVPADPFLDAALSVDPELIEYAFERNVVIATPSSLFALLRTVAMGWHQEDISAKAKEVQRLGRELYTRLNTLSDHYGKVGHNLEKAVEAYNATLSSLDSRVGVTARKLHEMDIPGRTDRTPREPLPIDTWPRGNSAL from the coding sequence ATGACTTCCACTTTGCCCGTGCTGCTACTTTTCATCGGCCTCATCCTCGGCGCGGTAATGGGCTGGTTAGCCCATTCTTACTCCGCTACGCGCTCCGCGCCGAGCGCCGAGCACCGCGCGCTACAAGACTCGCAGCGCCGCCAGGCCGAGCTCCAGCCACTAGAGAAGGCCATGGACCGCTTGGGATTTCAGCTCCAGGAAATTGAGGAAGACCGCACCGCGCTGCTCGCCTCCCTCTCCAGCCAGGTGCAGGCGGTGACCCGCACCTCCTCCCGCTTGACCGAACGCACCGACAAACTAGTAACCGCTTTGCGCTCGCCCAATGTGCGTGGCCGTTGGGGCGAGGTGCAATTAGAGCGCGTGGTTGAGCTCGGCGGTATGACCAAGCATGTGGACTTTGATTGCCAGGTCTCCGCCCCATTGGGCGGGCGCATCGTCCGCCCTGACATGCTCATCAATTTAGCCGGTGGCCGCCACATCATCGTCGATGCCAAGGTTCCTTTTACCTCTTACCTTGACGCACTAGAAACCGATGACCCGGAAGAGCACGCCGGCTTCCTCCGCCGCCACGCGCACCTCATGCGCGGCCACGTCCAAGCACTATCGCAGAAGGACTATATTGAGGCGTTTCAACCAACGCCCGAGTTCGTCATCCTCTTCGTTCCCGCAGACCCCTTCCTTGATGCCGCACTATCGGTGGATCCAGAGCTAATCGAGTACGCCTTTGAACGCAATGTAGTCATCGCCACCCCCAGCTCACTTTTTGCCCTCCTGCGCACGGTGGCCATGGGGTGGCACCAGGAAGACATTTCCGCCAAGGCTAAGGAGGTCCAGCGCTTGGGGCGCGAACTGTATACGCGCCTAAATACACTTTCTGATCACTACGGCAAAGTGGGCCATAACCTGGAAAAGGCAGTCGAGGCCTATAACGCCACGCTTTCCTCGCTTGATTCCCGCGTGGGCGTCACCGCCCGCAAATTGCATGAGATGGATATCCCGGGCCGTACGGACCGCACCCCGCGGGAGCCATTGCCTATTGATACCTGGCCGCGCGGGAATTCAGCACTATAA
- a CDS encoding AI-2E family transporter, translating to MNSDNQPLPDDPQAGLGDKFDESFDTSKLEDVSPHPPGDQVDRSVIAGEVVKAASLWAVRLLIICVFLYALYRLLGNFWQGLLPVLLALIICTVLAPVAKKLRNIGLPAALAAAVTILVSFTAVGGLIAFIAPDFVRQSRSLYLQTVSGIQSLQLWAQGPPLNLDSDDMSSYIDEAASWLQQRAGAIAGSVFTGIGTATSILVTLFIVLVLTFFFLKDGAKFLPWLRDATGKRAGWHLTELLTRAWNTLGGFIRAQAIVSLVDAVFIGVGLALIGVPLAMALAIITFIAGFIPFVGAIVAGALSVTIALVSLGVTKALLVLGLVLLVQQLEGNVLSPWLQSKAMDLHPVIVLVSVTVGSALFGLIGGFLAVPAAAMFAVAYRYGQDMMKLQSGEKTAADLDFSTVAGYLIGRYTEDQGRYKREAWLKMPDYAAPEGAFADVSADGDSNSLDAALNVESTPKEHEKPGMRANLRRARDAFEGLLNGDSKK from the coding sequence GTGAATTCTGATAACCAACCGCTGCCCGATGACCCCCAAGCGGGCCTGGGCGATAAGTTTGATGAAAGCTTCGACACCAGCAAGCTGGAGGATGTCTCCCCACATCCACCAGGCGATCAGGTAGACCGCTCCGTCATCGCCGGCGAGGTGGTTAAGGCCGCTTCCCTATGGGCCGTTCGCCTGCTCATCATCTGCGTATTCCTCTACGCCCTCTACCGCTTGCTGGGTAACTTCTGGCAGGGCCTTTTGCCGGTTCTTTTGGCCCTTATTATCTGCACCGTTCTGGCGCCGGTGGCTAAAAAGCTGCGCAATATTGGCCTTCCCGCTGCGTTGGCGGCCGCCGTAACCATTTTGGTTTCCTTCACGGCCGTCGGCGGCCTCATTGCTTTTATTGCCCCAGACTTCGTGCGCCAATCCCGGTCACTGTATTTGCAGACGGTCTCCGGCATCCAAAGCCTGCAGCTCTGGGCCCAAGGCCCGCCGCTTAACCTCGATAGCGATGACATGAGCAGCTACATCGACGAGGCGGCGTCCTGGCTGCAGCAACGTGCCGGCGCCATCGCAGGCTCGGTCTTTACCGGTATCGGCACCGCCACCTCCATCCTCGTCACCCTCTTCATCGTCTTGGTGCTGACCTTCTTCTTCCTGAAGGACGGCGCTAAGTTCCTTCCCTGGTTGCGCGATGCCACGGGCAAGCGCGCCGGCTGGCACCTCACTGAGCTACTTACTCGCGCGTGGAATACGCTGGGCGGCTTCATTCGCGCGCAGGCAATTGTCTCGCTTGTCGACGCCGTCTTTATCGGCGTCGGCCTCGCCCTCATCGGCGTTCCGCTGGCCATGGCTTTGGCGATCATCACCTTTATCGCGGGCTTCATCCCCTTCGTCGGCGCGATCGTGGCCGGCGCCCTCTCCGTCACCATCGCGTTGGTCTCTCTTGGCGTAACCAAGGCTCTGCTCGTTCTCGGCCTAGTGTTGCTGGTCCAGCAGTTGGAGGGCAATGTCCTCTCGCCTTGGCTGCAGTCCAAGGCCATGGACCTGCACCCGGTCATCGTCCTGGTTTCCGTAACGGTAGGCTCAGCTCTCTTTGGCCTGATAGGTGGCTTCCTCGCGGTTCCCGCGGCCGCCATGTTTGCGGTGGCCTACCGCTACGGCCAAGACATGATGAAGCTACAGTCGGGCGAAAAGACCGCCGCGGATCTGGACTTTTCTACCGTGGCTGGTTATCTCATCGGCCGCTACACCGAAGACCAAGGGCGTTATAAGCGCGAGGCATGGCTCAAGATGCCGGACTATGCAGCCCCAGAAGGCGCGTTTGCCGACGTCTCCGCGGACGGCGATTCCAATTCCCTCGACGCCGCCCTCAACGTGGAGTCCACCCCCAAGGAGCATGAAAAGCCCGGCATGCGCGCAAACCTGCGCCGCGCCCGCGACGCCTTCGAAGGCCTTTTGAACGGAGATTCGAAAAAATAG
- a CDS encoding thermonuclease family protein, with amino-acid sequence MGWVKPLVGIFAVGAVASVALGGGDEDTVVVNRVIDGDTIDVDIDGENTRVRLLNIDTPEIGHNGEPSECLAEEAKRYLEGRLPKGTEVRLEYDSERTDKYGRTLAGVFIDDDFINADVAAEGLATAVVFGGNDKFYDEVHNAERGPKDAGEGIFGVSDECKVSSDEDMAEALSSAEAAAAAFVASGEADSAGYEDVLDKSAAAKAGLAALTHRKDARSTFQKAAYPDAPKEIASKKERELEGKEKQAREELEKLEEKAREEEKREKERQEEERRRAEQRQEEIRQQEHDAPEVEVAEQPTLDEVAGYQAPEQQPAPQPVPVVDNYTGCRAYGGNYAMTSVDKNGRSYAKIDCTTKQQIG; translated from the coding sequence ATGGGCTGGGTTAAACCTCTCGTTGGCATTTTCGCAGTTGGCGCAGTGGCTTCCGTTGCTTTAGGAGGCGGTGACGAAGATACTGTGGTGGTCAATCGAGTGATCGATGGCGACACCATTGACGTCGACATAGACGGTGAAAATACCCGCGTTCGGCTACTTAATATTGATACGCCGGAAATCGGCCATAACGGCGAACCGAGTGAGTGCCTCGCGGAGGAAGCCAAGCGGTACTTGGAAGGACGGTTGCCAAAGGGGACGGAGGTTCGGTTGGAATATGACTCCGAGCGGACCGACAAGTACGGCCGCACTCTTGCCGGTGTCTTTATTGACGATGACTTCATTAACGCGGATGTCGCGGCCGAAGGGCTAGCCACGGCGGTTGTATTTGGCGGAAACGACAAGTTTTACGACGAAGTGCACAATGCCGAACGCGGCCCTAAAGACGCTGGCGAAGGGATCTTTGGGGTCTCGGACGAGTGCAAGGTTTCCAGCGATGAGGACATGGCCGAGGCGCTTAGCAGCGCAGAAGCTGCGGCGGCAGCATTTGTAGCTTCCGGGGAAGCTGATAGTGCAGGCTACGAGGATGTACTGGACAAGTCAGCAGCAGCGAAGGCCGGATTAGCGGCTCTGACTCACCGCAAAGATGCTCGAAGCACCTTCCAGAAGGCGGCATATCCGGATGCTCCCAAGGAGATTGCCTCGAAGAAGGAACGCGAGCTTGAAGGGAAGGAGAAGCAAGCCCGCGAAGAGCTCGAGAAATTGGAGGAGAAAGCACGGGAGGAAGAGAAGCGCGAGAAGGAGCGCCAGGAAGAAGAACGCCGTCGTGCAGAGCAGCGGCAGGAAGAGATTCGCCAGCAGGAGCACGACGCGCCTGAAGTAGAGGTAGCGGAGCAGCCAACGCTTGACGAGGTGGCTGGCTATCAAGCCCCCGAGCAGCAGCCCGCACCTCAGCCGGTGCCGGTGGTCGATAACTACACCGGGTGCCGAGCTTATGGCGGAAACTATGCCATGACGTCAGTAGATAAGAATGGACGTTCATACGCGAAGATCGACTGCACTACGAAGCAGCAGATTGGTTAG
- a CDS encoding dicarboxylate/amino acid:cation symporter: MSQQESSRSKLPGWATGFGAQVIAGLIIGLILGFIASGMDTDPDNPGWLTTLLTGVGSAYVQLLKVMIPPLIFAAVVTSVANLRKVANAASLAISTLVWFAITAFFSVLTGIIVAVVMKPGIGTSIDAATAQDPSHVGSWTAFFEQLLPQNFMGLTASLSDGEVSLSFGALQLLVISLAIGIAAVKTGKSAEPFLRFTESFLKVIQVILWWIIRLAPIGTAALIGKAVATYGWDALGSLGKFVLAMYVGMGLVFAVVYPAVLKFNKIPVIGFFKRVWPVTSLGFVTRSSMGVMPATERFSEKAMGVPSEYASFAIPLGATTKMDGCASVYPAIAAIFVSQFYGIDLDFTQYLLIIFVSVIGSAATAGTTGATVMLTLTLSTLGLPLAGVGLLLAIEPIIDMGRTALNVTGQVLCATIVAKRAGIQDKATWDAAENGVKDIMDSDSAEAIGVKA, translated from the coding sequence ATGTCCCAACAAGAATCTTCGCGCTCCAAGCTTCCCGGCTGGGCCACGGGATTCGGTGCTCAGGTCATCGCGGGCCTCATCATCGGCCTTATCCTAGGCTTCATTGCCTCCGGCATGGATACCGACCCAGATAACCCGGGCTGGTTGACCACCCTGCTCACGGGCGTCGGCAGCGCCTACGTCCAGCTGCTTAAGGTGATGATCCCGCCACTGATCTTCGCCGCTGTTGTTACCTCCGTCGCTAATCTGCGCAAGGTCGCCAACGCCGCGTCCCTGGCAATTTCCACGCTTGTATGGTTCGCCATCACCGCATTCTTCTCCGTCCTGACGGGCATCATCGTCGCCGTCGTGATGAAGCCGGGCATCGGCACGAGCATCGATGCTGCCACCGCGCAGGATCCTTCCCACGTCGGCTCGTGGACCGCGTTCTTTGAGCAGCTTCTGCCCCAGAACTTCATGGGCCTTACCGCCTCGCTTTCCGACGGCGAAGTATCCCTCAGCTTTGGCGCCCTCCAGCTCCTCGTCATCTCGCTGGCCATTGGTATCGCCGCCGTCAAGACCGGCAAGTCTGCTGAGCCTTTCCTGCGCTTTACCGAGTCCTTTCTGAAGGTCATTCAGGTCATCCTTTGGTGGATTATCCGCCTTGCCCCGATTGGCACCGCGGCCCTCATCGGTAAGGCCGTAGCTACCTACGGCTGGGATGCACTGGGCTCGCTGGGCAAGTTCGTCTTGGCCATGTACGTCGGCATGGGCCTGGTATTTGCCGTGGTCTACCCGGCAGTACTGAAATTCAACAAGATCCCGGTCATCGGCTTCTTCAAGCGCGTTTGGCCCGTGACCTCCCTGGGCTTTGTCACCCGTTCTTCGATGGGCGTCATGCCAGCTACCGAGCGATTCAGTGAAAAGGCTATGGGCGTTCCATCCGAGTACGCTTCCTTTGCTATTCCGCTGGGCGCGACTACCAAGATGGATGGCTGCGCTTCCGTATACCCAGCCATCGCTGCCATCTTCGTCTCCCAGTTCTATGGCATCGACCTTGACTTCACCCAGTACCTGCTCATCATCTTCGTGTCCGTTATCGGTTCCGCCGCTACCGCAGGCACCACCGGCGCAACGGTGATGCTCACCCTGACGCTTTCTACGCTCGGCCTGCCACTGGCCGGTGTTGGTCTCCTGCTTGCCATCGAGCCAATCATTGACATGGGCCGTACCGCACTCAACGTCACCGGACAGGTGCTGTGCGCCACCATCGTGGCTAAGCGCGCCGGCATCCAGGACAAAGCAACCTGGGATGCTGCCGAGAACGGCGTCAAGGACATTATGGATTCTGACTCGGCCGAGGCCATCGGCGTCAAGGCTTAA
- a CDS encoding 4-hydroxy-3-methylbut-2-enyl diphosphate reductase, which produces MTDGKNVLLAAPRGYCAGVDRAVETVEKALEKYGAPIYVRKQIVHNRYVVESLAERGVIFVDEASEAPEGAHLVFSAHGISPAVRAEATQRKQLTLDATCPLVTKVHKEAQRFQRDGYHILLVGHEGHEEVEGTAGEAPEVTHLVDGVEGIAKLPEFLQDEKLIWLSQTTLSVDETITIVNKLRERFPHLENPPSDDICYATQNRQESVKAIAPQCDLMIVVGSKNSSNSVRLVEVALEAGAKASHLVDFAKEIDESWLEGVQTVGVTCGASVPELLVREVLEFLDERGYSDVEQVTTSTETITFALPRDLRPART; this is translated from the coding sequence ATGACTGATGGTAAAAATGTACTCCTCGCGGCCCCGCGCGGATACTGCGCAGGCGTGGACCGCGCAGTCGAGACCGTAGAAAAGGCGCTGGAAAAGTACGGCGCGCCCATTTATGTACGCAAACAAATCGTGCACAACCGTTACGTCGTAGAGTCTCTGGCAGAACGCGGCGTCATCTTCGTCGACGAGGCTTCCGAGGCCCCAGAAGGCGCCCACCTGGTCTTTTCCGCCCACGGTATTTCCCCTGCCGTGCGCGCGGAGGCAACGCAGCGCAAGCAGCTTACTTTGGACGCCACCTGCCCATTGGTAACCAAGGTGCACAAGGAAGCCCAGCGCTTCCAGCGCGATGGCTACCACATCCTCTTGGTTGGCCACGAAGGCCACGAAGAAGTGGAAGGCACCGCCGGCGAAGCGCCTGAGGTTACCCACCTCGTGGACGGCGTCGAGGGCATCGCCAAGCTGCCAGAATTCCTGCAGGATGAGAAGCTTATTTGGCTGTCCCAGACCACCCTATCGGTGGATGAGACCATCACCATCGTCAATAAGCTGCGCGAGCGCTTCCCGCACCTGGAGAACCCGCCTTCAGACGATATTTGCTACGCCACCCAAAACCGGCAAGAGTCCGTCAAGGCCATCGCCCCACAGTGCGACCTGATGATTGTGGTGGGCTCTAAGAACTCCTCTAACTCAGTGCGCTTGGTCGAGGTGGCGCTGGAGGCAGGCGCCAAGGCTTCCCACCTCGTGGATTTTGCCAAGGAAATCGACGAATCTTGGTTGGAAGGCGTCCAGACGGTCGGCGTAACCTGCGGTGCTTCGGTGCCTGAGTTGCTGGTACGCGAAGTACTGGAGTTCCTGGACGAGCGCGGTTATAGCGACGTAGAACAGGTAACGACTTCTACCGAGACGATTACCTTCGCCCTACCGCGCGACCTGCGTCCTGCACGCACGTAA
- a CDS encoding type 1 glutamine amidotransferase domain-containing protein: MAELDNKTIAIIATDGFEDSELTSPLEAVKNAGAIVRVLAPEAGTITGKKGTEISVDAATADSTSESFDGIILPGGTDNADLIRLDKAAVEIVRNHMSKDLPLGAICHGAWILADAEALKGRTLTSFPSLQTDLRNAGATWVDEEVHCDQGLVSSRTPDDLPAFNAKLVEEFAEGQH, translated from the coding sequence ATGGCTGAACTAGATAACAAGACCATTGCCATCATCGCTACCGATGGCTTCGAAGACTCTGAGCTGACCTCCCCGTTGGAGGCCGTGAAGAACGCAGGCGCTATCGTGCGTGTCCTCGCCCCAGAGGCCGGCACCATTACCGGCAAGAAGGGCACGGAGATTTCCGTTGACGCCGCTACCGCTGACTCCACTAGCGAGTCTTTCGATGGCATCATTCTGCCTGGCGGTACCGATAATGCTGACCTCATCCGCTTGGATAAGGCTGCGGTGGAAATCGTGCGCAACCACATGAGCAAGGATCTGCCGCTCGGCGCCATCTGCCACGGTGCTTGGATCCTAGCTGATGCTGAAGCCCTCAAGGGCCGCACCCTGACGTCCTTCCCGTCCCTGCAGACCGACCTGCGCAATGCAGGTGCCACCTGGGTAGATGAGGAAGTCCACTGCGACCAGGGCTTGGTCTCGTCCCGCACTCCAGATGACCTGCCAGCCTTTAACGCCAAGCTGGTAGAAGAGTTTGCAGAGGGCCAGCACTAA
- a CDS encoding DUF6542 domain-containing protein, whose product MSQAKQRKSSAAQSSGLPSITLGKGLGLLAALLLTGAFISILMGSIGWAYLAFLVIGSLLVALVVEERGLFLTVASIPIVYAITVGVAGFFITKANLPEGASAFSKTAIVTAAFPLVQRFLWLLIALVGAAIIAWLRWARYRKTAKRTAEMETASRRADADQDRRNREERLSVADLMARDKPAKNSKQSQVAPQRARASHTLKKSRPAPKDRLRGRDREERRRMQQEERNNPLRPDPARRAGDSVPASQQEKEQPKQGWDDNLYDED is encoded by the coding sequence GTGTCACAAGCCAAGCAAAGAAAGTCCTCCGCCGCCCAAAGCTCCGGTCTCCCCAGCATCACGCTGGGCAAGGGCCTTGGGCTGCTCGCGGCACTCTTGCTCACCGGCGCGTTTATTTCCATCCTGATGGGTTCCATCGGGTGGGCTTACCTCGCGTTCCTCGTCATCGGCTCGCTGCTGGTGGCGCTCGTCGTGGAAGAACGGGGTCTTTTCCTCACCGTGGCTTCTATCCCCATTGTGTATGCCATAACGGTGGGCGTGGCCGGTTTCTTTATCACCAAGGCCAACTTGCCAGAGGGCGCATCGGCGTTTTCCAAGACGGCAATCGTCACCGCGGCGTTCCCCCTTGTTCAGAGGTTCCTGTGGCTCCTTATTGCCCTGGTGGGCGCGGCAATCATCGCCTGGCTGCGCTGGGCACGCTATCGCAAGACGGCCAAGCGCACCGCCGAAATGGAAACCGCTTCCCGCCGAGCCGACGCCGACCAAGACCGACGCAACCGCGAGGAGCGCCTATCGGTTGCAGACTTGATGGCGCGCGATAAACCGGCAAAGAACTCCAAGCAGTCTCAAGTCGCTCCGCAGCGCGCCCGCGCCTCGCACACGTTGAAGAAATCACGCCCCGCGCCCAAGGATCGCCTACGTGGTCGCGACCGTGAAGAGCGTCGCCGAATGCAACAAGAGGAACGCAACAATCCACTGCGCCCGGATCCTGCCCGGCGCGCTGGCGATTCCGTTCCGGCGTCTCAGCAGGAGAAGGAACAGCCCAAGCAAGGTTGGGACGATAACCTCTACGACGAGGATTAA
- the ychF gene encoding redox-regulated ATPase YchF — protein sequence MSLTLGIVGLPNVGKSTLFNALTRSEILAANYPFATIEPNVGLVELPDSRLTQLAEMFNSERILPATVSFVDIAGIVSGASQGEGMGNAFLANIREADAICQVVRAFSDDNVIHVDGKVDPRNDISVINTELILADLQTIEKALPRLEKDARKNKDLAAEVEATKKAQEILEDDRTLFAAAKEGEIDLALVRDLHLMTAKPFLYVFNSDEAVLTDDAKKEELRQLVAPAEAVFLDAQTETELLELEEDEARELLEAVGQDEPGLATLAKAGFATLGLQTYLTAGEKEARAWTIKQGSAAPQAAGVIHTDFEKKFIKAEIVSFDDLVAAGSMAEARAHGKVRQEGKDYIMQDGDVCDFKIGG from the coding sequence GTGAGTCTTACACTAGGAATCGTCGGCCTGCCCAATGTGGGCAAGTCCACTTTGTTTAATGCCCTGACCCGTTCTGAGATCCTGGCGGCGAACTACCCGTTTGCCACCATCGAGCCCAACGTGGGCTTGGTGGAGCTGCCGGATTCCCGCCTGACCCAACTGGCGGAGATGTTTAACTCTGAGCGCATCCTGCCTGCCACTGTGTCCTTCGTGGACATCGCCGGCATCGTCTCCGGCGCTTCGCAGGGTGAAGGTATGGGCAACGCCTTCCTAGCCAATATCCGCGAGGCAGACGCTATTTGCCAGGTAGTACGCGCCTTCTCTGATGACAATGTCATTCACGTCGATGGCAAGGTGGACCCGCGCAACGATATCTCCGTTATTAATACCGAGCTCATTCTCGCGGACCTCCAGACCATCGAAAAGGCCCTGCCTCGCCTGGAAAAGGATGCGCGCAAGAATAAGGACTTGGCCGCCGAGGTAGAAGCAACCAAGAAGGCCCAGGAGATTCTGGAAGATGATCGCACCCTCTTCGCCGCCGCGAAGGAGGGCGAGATTGACCTCGCCCTCGTGCGCGATCTGCACCTGATGACGGCTAAGCCCTTCCTCTATGTTTTTAACTCGGATGAAGCAGTGCTTACCGACGACGCTAAGAAGGAAGAACTCCGCCAGCTCGTCGCCCCAGCCGAGGCCGTATTCCTCGATGCGCAGACGGAAACCGAGCTGCTGGAGCTGGAAGAAGACGAAGCCCGCGAACTGCTCGAGGCCGTAGGACAAGATGAGCCGGGCCTAGCCACCCTGGCTAAGGCAGGTTTTGCCACCCTGGGCCTGCAGACCTACCTCACCGCAGGTGAGAAGGAGGCCCGCGCCTGGACCATCAAGCAGGGCTCTGCCGCACCGCAGGCCGCTGGTGTCATCCACACCGACTTTGAAAAGAAGTTCATTAAGGCCGAGATCGTTTCCTTCGATGACCTTGTAGCCGCCGGCTCCATGGCCGAGGCTCGTGCGCATGGCAAGGTCCGCCAAGAGGGCAAGGACTACATCATGCAGGACGGCGATGTGTGCGACTTTAAGATCGGCGGCTAG
- a CDS encoding cation diffusion facilitator family transporter, whose protein sequence is MSSIGSEQRILERFMQLSIAAAVATIILKALAAWFTGSVGFLSDAFESLVNLVAAVAGFYALRIASKPADDNHQFGHGKAEYVSALVEGAMIFIAAGMIVYTAIQRFFVPQPIEEPGWGLALSTLSSVLNGAVGIALIHAGKRYRSATLEADGHHLLTDVWTSVGVLVGIAAVFLTGWWWLDPVVALAVGINILWTGYSLLRDSVSSLLSEALPDDERQNIRQLLARLEQEHSVNFTDRRTVASGRQRLVYLTMEVPGEWSVMHSHEVADAVEIALDELYPGCSAFIHVEPAGLENRRPYLFR, encoded by the coding sequence ATGTCCTCCATAGGCTCAGAGCAGCGCATTCTTGAGCGCTTCATGCAGCTATCCATCGCCGCCGCTGTGGCTACCATCATCCTCAAGGCCTTGGCCGCGTGGTTTACCGGCTCGGTGGGCTTCCTCTCTGATGCCTTCGAATCCCTCGTGAATCTCGTCGCGGCCGTCGCCGGCTTTTATGCCCTCCGGATTGCCTCTAAGCCGGCCGACGATAACCACCAGTTTGGCCACGGCAAAGCCGAGTATGTCTCCGCCTTGGTAGAGGGCGCAATGATTTTTATTGCGGCCGGCATGATCGTGTACACGGCGATCCAGCGCTTCTTTGTTCCGCAGCCGATTGAAGAGCCGGGCTGGGGCTTGGCGTTGTCAACCCTTTCGTCCGTGCTCAACGGCGCGGTGGGCATCGCGCTCATACATGCAGGTAAGCGCTACCGTTCCGCCACCTTGGAGGCGGATGGGCACCATTTGCTTACCGACGTCTGGACTTCCGTCGGCGTCCTTGTCGGCATCGCCGCCGTATTCCTTACTGGCTGGTGGTGGCTGGATCCTGTAGTGGCGCTTGCAGTGGGCATCAATATCTTATGGACGGGCTATAGCCTCCTGCGCGATTCGGTGAGTAGCCTGCTTTCTGAGGCGCTTCCCGACGACGAGCGTCAGAACATTAGGCAGCTCCTAGCTCGGCTGGAGCAGGAACACTCGGTAAACTTCACGGATCGTCGCACCGTGGCCTCTGGCCGCCAGCGGTTGGTGTACCTGACCATGGAGGTGCCAGGGGAGTGGAGCGTCATGCACTCCCACGAGGTTGCAGACGCAGTGGAAATTGCCCTCGACGAGCTTTACCCAGGCTGCAGTGCGTTCATCCATGTGGAACCAGCCGGCCTGGAAAATCGGCGTCCGTACCTATTCCGCTAA